From Micrococcus porci, one genomic window encodes:
- a CDS encoding acyl-CoA thioesterase gives MMRSGALSLDFRADSFDHPSGLVDAGTAIGWIDKVGYAVAASWSGTYVRARYMGTMQFRHPVPVDMRVTVQGRVVRTHGAAVHVQLRLLLPEVLDDDGRPVVSTSTLSVYYAEEDGQMLQVPEWTPSTPDQIERDERARVSSVERRGIEQVMARLPFPEPGQEHEEMTTLAFIAPMAEASVGGTVAAGAVMRWLDEAAGVCAARWTGHENVVAVFAGGVRFVRPVKVGDLVRVDALLVHTSERSMHVALRVHAGPRHQRDHRLVAHSIAVMVDVTREGRAESVRPYAPGSPAAHRLEESAVELVRLRSEAGAVWSDPS, from the coding sequence ATGATGCGTTCCGGTGCCCTGTCCCTCGACTTCCGGGCGGACAGCTTCGACCACCCCTCGGGTCTGGTGGACGCGGGCACCGCCATCGGCTGGATCGACAAGGTGGGCTACGCCGTCGCCGCGTCCTGGTCCGGGACCTACGTGCGCGCCCGCTACATGGGCACCATGCAGTTCCGCCACCCCGTCCCCGTGGACATGCGCGTCACCGTGCAGGGCCGGGTGGTCCGCACCCACGGCGCCGCGGTCCACGTCCAGCTCCGCCTGCTGCTGCCCGAGGTCCTCGACGACGACGGCCGCCCCGTCGTCTCCACCTCGACGCTCTCCGTGTACTACGCGGAGGAGGACGGCCAGATGCTCCAGGTGCCCGAGTGGACGCCCTCGACCCCCGACCAGATCGAGCGCGACGAGCGGGCGCGGGTGTCCAGCGTGGAGCGCCGCGGGATCGAGCAGGTCATGGCCCGGCTGCCGTTCCCCGAGCCCGGGCAGGAGCACGAGGAGATGACCACCCTCGCGTTCATCGCGCCCATGGCCGAGGCGTCCGTGGGCGGGACCGTGGCAGCCGGCGCCGTCATGCGCTGGCTGGACGAGGCGGCCGGCGTCTGCGCCGCCCGCTGGACCGGGCACGAGAACGTGGTGGCGGTGTTCGCCGGCGGCGTCCGGTTCGTCCGCCCCGTGAAGGTGGGCGACCTGGTGCGCGTGGACGCCCTGCTGGTCCACACCTCCGAGCGCTCCATGCACGTGGCGCTGCGCGTCCACGCCGGCCCCCGCCACCAGCGGGACCATCGGCTCGTCGCGCACTCGATCGCCGTGATGGTCGACGTCACACGTGAGGGCCGCGCGGAGTCCGTGCGCCCCTACGCCCCCGGGTCGCCGGCGGCCCACCGCCTGGAGGAGTCCGCCGTGGAGCTGGTGCGGCTGCGCTCCGAGGCCGGCGCGGTGTGGTCGGACCCGTCCTGA
- a CDS encoding beta-phosphoglucomutase family hydrolase — translation MTQTLTPVDQQDRNARRHRLRRYRAVIFDMDGVITDTAGVHAAAWKELFDQALPAVGALDANRAAVAADPGVLRPFDPEADYLHHVDGRPREDGVRAFFASRGLTVPEVDDADAPVDLTVLALAERKQGFFEKVLERDGVRVFPEATDLLEKLRDKGVPVALVTSSKNSRAVLTAGGVLDYFPVIVDGHTAIERGLPGKPDPAMFWEAARELGVDVADAMVLEDAVSGVKAAADGRFGLVIGVDREHGEGGKPRLKDAGAHIVVKDYGTLRLADRTTAPFDAAWVLRWDHFDPATEGTREVLCTLANGYWGTRGSIPGTRISDVHYPGTYLAGVFNRLTSMVQGRQVETEHMVNMQDWTPLQVIPAGGRPLIPGEETLLDYHQEMDLRRGVLSRSMRFEDAQGRITTLHTRQFQSLADRHLGAIELTVEAENWSGDLVVRTLVDGRVANLNVSDDRTLANQHLEPVAAREVDGETLLLETVTSQSRVHVAVAARTRQMAPKGHHQPIRRPVEGSDLMVGQDIHLHVEQDVPLVLEKVAAVANTHDHALASVDASAIKKVQRAQNFRNLLTLHEQRWGMNWDRFSVRIDLAEEHRNQRRSTAVLAEGEEFEAPVFEAGRSASVGSAATMGKDGASLRQQLALNLHTYHVLQTAFGKRRDLDASVGARGLHGEGYRGHIFWDEIFVYPMLTLRRPEITRGILMYRYRRLNEARANAQAEGWAGAMYPWQSGSDGREETPAELWNPRSHMWMPDNSHNQRHVSLDIAYSVLRYIEITKDASFISDYAAEMLVEISRFFTSMTLHNAETGRYEIHGVMGPDEFHDGYPETPGSGLRNNAYTNVLTSWVLSETARLLRWLDTLDDGLPEVMEVTEEEIARWEEIAAKLTVPFFTEGPEAGILAQFEGYQDLLEFDWEGYRAKYGNIGRMDLILQSEGDATNRYKLSKQADTLMLPYLFSGAELEQILGRMGYELHQEALERTVEYYEARSTHGSTLSRLVHAWVAARTDPDRSWDLFTEALESDLSDTQGGTTREGIHLGLMAGTVDTVIRCYSGLETRDDVVRLDPRLPRQLPGARFTIRYHQQPVVIHMTQRDVTVTAGEGMWHEVPMVIAGREHTLEPGGEVTVALG, via the coding sequence GTGACGCAGACCCTCACCCCCGTGGACCAGCAGGACCGCAACGCCCGCCGCCACCGCCTCCGCCGCTACCGCGCGGTGATCTTCGACATGGACGGCGTCATCACGGACACCGCCGGCGTGCACGCCGCGGCGTGGAAGGAGCTCTTCGACCAGGCCCTGCCCGCCGTCGGCGCGCTGGACGCCAACCGGGCCGCCGTCGCCGCCGACCCGGGGGTCCTGCGCCCCTTCGACCCGGAGGCCGACTACCTGCACCACGTGGACGGGCGCCCCCGCGAGGACGGCGTGCGCGCCTTCTTCGCCTCCCGCGGGCTCACCGTGCCGGAGGTCGACGACGCCGACGCCCCCGTCGACCTGACCGTGCTCGCCCTGGCCGAGCGCAAGCAGGGCTTCTTCGAGAAGGTCCTGGAGCGGGACGGCGTGCGCGTGTTCCCCGAGGCCACCGACCTGCTGGAGAAGCTGCGCGACAAGGGCGTGCCCGTGGCCCTGGTGACCTCCTCCAAGAACTCCCGCGCCGTCCTCACCGCCGGCGGCGTCCTGGACTACTTCCCCGTGATCGTGGACGGGCACACCGCGATCGAGCGCGGCCTGCCCGGCAAGCCCGACCCCGCCATGTTCTGGGAGGCCGCCCGCGAGCTCGGCGTCGACGTCGCGGACGCGATGGTCCTCGAGGACGCCGTCTCCGGCGTGAAGGCCGCCGCGGACGGCCGGTTCGGCCTCGTGATCGGCGTGGACCGCGAGCACGGCGAGGGCGGCAAGCCCCGCCTCAAGGACGCCGGCGCGCACATCGTGGTGAAGGACTACGGCACCCTCCGCCTGGCCGACCGCACCACCGCACCGTTCGACGCCGCCTGGGTGCTGCGCTGGGACCACTTCGACCCCGCCACCGAGGGCACCCGCGAGGTCCTCTGCACGCTCGCCAACGGCTACTGGGGCACCCGCGGCTCCATCCCCGGCACCCGGATCTCCGACGTGCACTACCCCGGCACCTACCTGGCCGGCGTCTTCAACCGGCTGACCTCCATGGTGCAGGGGCGCCAGGTGGAGACCGAGCACATGGTGAACATGCAGGACTGGACCCCGCTGCAGGTCATCCCCGCGGGCGGCAGGCCGCTGATCCCGGGCGAGGAGACGCTCCTGGACTACCACCAGGAGATGGATCTGCGCCGCGGCGTGCTCTCCCGCTCCATGCGCTTCGAGGACGCCCAGGGCCGCATCACCACCCTGCACACCCGCCAGTTCCAGTCCCTCGCGGACCGCCACCTCGGCGCCATCGAGCTGACCGTGGAGGCGGAGAACTGGTCCGGCGACCTGGTGGTGCGCACGCTCGTCGACGGGCGCGTGGCCAACCTCAACGTCTCCGACGACCGCACGCTCGCCAACCAGCACCTCGAGCCCGTGGCGGCGCGCGAGGTGGACGGCGAGACCCTCCTGCTGGAGACCGTCACCAGCCAGTCCCGCGTGCACGTGGCCGTCGCCGCGCGCACCCGCCAGATGGCGCCCAAGGGCCACCACCAGCCGATCCGCCGCCCCGTGGAGGGCTCGGACCTCATGGTGGGCCAGGACATCCACCTGCACGTCGAGCAGGACGTGCCGCTGGTGCTGGAGAAGGTCGCCGCCGTGGCCAACACCCACGACCACGCGCTCGCCTCCGTCGACGCGTCGGCGATCAAGAAGGTCCAGCGCGCCCAGAACTTCCGCAACCTGCTGACCCTGCACGAGCAGCGCTGGGGCATGAACTGGGACCGCTTCTCCGTGCGGATCGACCTCGCGGAGGAGCACCGCAACCAGCGCCGCTCCACCGCCGTGCTCGCCGAGGGCGAGGAGTTCGAGGCGCCCGTGTTCGAGGCCGGGCGCTCCGCGTCCGTCGGCTCCGCCGCCACGATGGGCAAGGACGGCGCCTCCCTGCGCCAGCAGCTCGCCCTGAACCTGCACACGTACCACGTGCTGCAGACCGCGTTCGGCAAGCGCCGCGACCTGGACGCCTCCGTGGGGGCGCGCGGCCTGCACGGCGAGGGCTACCGCGGCCACATCTTCTGGGACGAGATCTTCGTCTACCCCATGCTCACGCTGCGCCGCCCGGAGATCACCCGCGGCATCCTCATGTACCGCTACCGCCGCCTCAACGAGGCCCGGGCCAACGCGCAGGCCGAGGGCTGGGCCGGCGCCATGTACCCGTGGCAGTCCGGCTCGGACGGCCGCGAGGAGACCCCCGCCGAGCTGTGGAACCCGCGCTCCCACATGTGGATGCCGGACAACTCCCACAACCAGCGCCACGTCTCCCTGGACATCGCGTACTCCGTGCTGAGGTACATCGAGATCACCAAGGACGCCTCCTTCATCTCGGACTACGCCGCCGAGATGCTCGTCGAGATCTCCCGGTTCTTCACGTCCATGACCCTGCACAACGCGGAGACCGGCCGGTACGAGATCCACGGCGTCATGGGCCCGGACGAGTTCCATGACGGCTACCCGGAGACCCCCGGCTCCGGCCTGCGCAACAACGCGTACACCAACGTGCTCACCTCCTGGGTGCTCTCCGAGACCGCCCGCCTGCTGCGCTGGCTGGACACCCTCGACGACGGCCTGCCGGAGGTCATGGAGGTCACCGAGGAGGAGATCGCCCGCTGGGAGGAGATCGCCGCCAAGCTCACCGTGCCGTTCTTCACCGAGGGCCCCGAGGCCGGCATCCTGGCGCAGTTCGAGGGCTACCAGGACCTGCTCGAGTTCGACTGGGAGGGCTACCGAGCCAAGTACGGGAACATCGGCCGCATGGACCTGATCCTGCAGTCCGAGGGCGACGCCACCAACCGGTACAAGCTCTCCAAGCAGGCCGACACCCTGATGCTCCCCTACCTGTTCTCCGGTGCGGAGCTGGAGCAGATCCTTGGCCGCATGGGCTACGAGCTGCACCAGGAGGCGCTGGAGCGCACCGTGGAGTACTACGAGGCGCGCTCCACCCACGGCTCCACCCTGTCCCGCCTGGTGCACGCCTGGGTGGCGGCCCGCACGGACCCGGACCGCTCCTGGGACCTCTTCACCGAGGCGCTGGAGTCCGACCTGTCCGACACCCAGGGCGGCACCACCCGCGAGGGCATCCACCTGGGCCTGATGGCCGGCACCGTGGACACCGTCATCCGCTGCTACTCCGGGCTGGAGACGCGCGACGACGTCGTCCGCCTGGACCCGCGCCTGCCGCGCCAGCTGCCCGGCGCCCGGTTCACCATCCGGTACCACCAGCAGCCCGTGGTCATCCACATGACCCAGCGGGACGTCACGGTGACGGCCGGCGAGGGCATGTGGCACGAGGTGCCGATGGTCATCGCGGGCCGGGAGCACACGCTCGAGCCCGGCGGTGAGGTCACGGTGGCGCTGGGCTGA
- a CDS encoding HEAT repeat domain-containing protein, which translates to MTSRDLPLPVEPQTPHTRLARRVEAAVSARGEAAVAGLAVRLLTGAPTPEDVTSGAARDLIGDDGELTPGATGALALGVVWHRGAAGALAAALDAPEPEVRAAALLVLAARADRLRADAQAGRALVEAVTARASDADPQVREAAASALGALARAEDLSAVEPVLSALVMDVDPELATAAELALAHLAARLDRPELDPTPQA; encoded by the coding sequence ATGACTTCCCGCGACCTCCCCCTGCCCGTCGAGCCGCAGACCCCGCACACGCGCCTGGCCCGGCGCGTGGAGGCGGCGGTCTCCGCGCGCGGTGAGGCCGCCGTCGCCGGCCTGGCGGTGCGCCTGCTGACGGGCGCCCCCACGCCGGAGGACGTCACCTCGGGTGCGGCCCGGGACCTGATCGGCGACGACGGCGAGCTCACCCCCGGCGCGACCGGCGCCCTGGCCCTCGGCGTGGTCTGGCACCGTGGCGCGGCCGGCGCCCTGGCGGCCGCGCTCGACGCCCCCGAGCCCGAGGTCCGCGCCGCGGCCCTGCTGGTGCTGGCCGCCCGCGCCGACCGGCTGCGTGCGGACGCCCAGGCGGGCCGGGCGCTCGTGGAGGCGGTGACGGCCCGCGCGTCGGACGCGGACCCGCAGGTGCGGGAGGCCGCGGCGTCGGCCCTGGGCGCCCTGGCCCGGGCGGAGGACCTCTCCGCGGTGGAGCCGGTGCTGAGCGCCCTGGTGATGGACGTGGATCCGGAGCTGGCCACGGCGGCCGAGTTGGCGCTGGCCCACCTGGCGGCGCGCCTGGACCGCCCGGAGCTCGACCCGACCCCGCAGGCCTGA
- a CDS encoding methyltransferase domain-containing protein yields the protein MQCPHFDAGECRSCALMGVPYGAQLADKDAAVRARLAEATDARTRWEAPAASAESGFRNKAKLVVTGTAAAPRLGILDPRQHPRHHDGTGVDLRDCGLYEDGMEAAFHAIAGAVTAAGLEPYDVAARTGELKNVIVTRSPDRELMVRFVLRSADRLEALRPEVPALREALAALGTPAAVVTANLHPEHVALPEGPEEVHLAGDATLRMELNGIGLRLRPQGFFQTNTDITQRLYATAAAWLAEAAAEGGTPVERAWDLYCGVGGFAFHLARPVAEGGAGVAEAWGLEVSAEAIEAAREAAAELGVAERVRFTAGDATTALAAPGGTRPDAVVVNPPRRGIGAELAGRFEESGVPFVLYSSCNAATLATDLTAMPSYRVARAQVFDMFPQTGHAETLVLLARR from the coding sequence ATGCAGTGCCCCCACTTCGACGCCGGCGAGTGCCGGTCCTGTGCCCTCATGGGCGTGCCGTACGGCGCGCAGCTGGCGGACAAGGACGCGGCCGTCCGCGCCCGGCTGGCCGAGGCCACGGACGCGCGCACGCGCTGGGAGGCGCCCGCGGCGTCGGCGGAGTCCGGGTTCCGCAACAAGGCCAAGCTCGTGGTGACCGGCACGGCGGCGGCCCCGCGCCTGGGCATCCTGGACCCGCGCCAACACCCGCGGCACCACGACGGCACAGGCGTGGACCTGCGCGACTGCGGGCTCTACGAGGACGGCATGGAGGCGGCGTTCCACGCGATCGCGGGCGCGGTGACGGCGGCCGGGCTCGAGCCGTACGACGTGGCGGCGCGCACCGGCGAGCTGAAGAACGTGATCGTCACCCGCTCCCCCGACCGCGAGCTCATGGTCCGCTTCGTGCTGCGCTCGGCGGACCGGCTGGAGGCACTGCGCCCCGAGGTCCCCGCACTGCGGGAGGCCCTCGCGGCGCTCGGCACGCCGGCCGCCGTCGTGACGGCGAACCTGCACCCCGAGCACGTGGCCCTGCCCGAGGGGCCCGAGGAGGTGCACCTGGCCGGGGACGCGACGCTGCGCATGGAGCTCAACGGGATCGGGCTGCGGCTGCGCCCGCAGGGGTTCTTCCAGACGAACACGGACATCACCCAGCGGCTCTACGCGACGGCGGCGGCCTGGCTGGCCGAGGCCGCGGCAGAGGGGGGGACGCCCGTGGAGCGGGCCTGGGACCTGTACTGCGGCGTGGGCGGCTTCGCGTTCCACCTGGCGCGGCCGGTGGCCGAGGGCGGCGCGGGCGTCGCCGAGGCCTGGGGGCTCGAGGTGAGCGCGGAGGCGATCGAGGCCGCACGGGAGGCGGCCGCCGAGCTCGGCGTGGCCGAGCGCGTGCGCTTCACCGCCGGCGACGCGACGACGGCGCTGGCGGCGCCGGGCGGGACGCGGCCGGACGCCGTCGTCGTGAACCCGCCGCGGCGCGGCATCGGAGCCGAGCTGGCGGGCCGGTTCGAGGAGTCGGGGGTGCCGTTCGTGCTGTACTCCAGCTGCAACGCGGCCACGCTGGCCACGGACCTCACGGCGATGCCGTCCTACCGGGTGGCGCGGGCGCAGGTGTTCGACATGTTCCCACAGACCGGCCACGCCGAGACGCTGGTGCTGCTGGCCCGGCGCTGA